One window of Burkholderia vietnamiensis LMG 10929 genomic DNA carries:
- a CDS encoding LysR family transcriptional regulator, with amino-acid sequence MGFDSRLLSGIGVLSAVIEAGTFARAGEAMGLTQPAVSRAVARLEERVGIRIFNRTARAITLTDEGRRFYETVAPLLAGIEEAALDAGQSKARVRGRLRVNVDGTFGHYVLAPRMAEFLDRYPELSVEISVRDRMGDLVADGFDVAVRFGIPEPSSYRARLLLETRVLTCASAAYIARHGEPLHPRDLADGHRCVLIRDPVTGRPYEWEFHRGNEVVPVDAAGRLTVNDTGGLLGACLGGVGIAQLLELYARDVLADGRLVQLLPEWADETFPLYAYHHASNLVSAKVRVFLDFVRELMV; translated from the coding sequence ATGGGATTCGACAGCAGATTGCTCAGCGGTATCGGCGTGCTCTCCGCGGTGATCGAGGCGGGTACCTTCGCGCGGGCGGGCGAGGCGATGGGGTTGACGCAGCCGGCGGTGAGCCGTGCGGTGGCGCGGCTGGAGGAGCGCGTCGGGATCCGGATCTTCAACCGGACGGCGCGTGCGATCACGCTGACCGACGAAGGGCGGCGCTTCTACGAGACGGTCGCGCCGCTGCTGGCCGGCATTGAGGAGGCGGCGCTCGACGCCGGCCAGTCGAAGGCGCGCGTGAGAGGGCGGCTGCGGGTCAACGTGGACGGCACGTTCGGCCACTACGTGCTGGCGCCGCGGATGGCGGAATTTCTCGATCGTTATCCGGAGCTGTCGGTCGAGATCAGTGTGCGCGACCGGATGGGCGACCTCGTCGCGGACGGCTTCGACGTGGCCGTGCGCTTCGGCATCCCGGAGCCGTCGTCATATCGCGCGCGATTGCTGCTCGAGACGCGCGTGCTGACGTGCGCGTCGGCGGCCTACATCGCGCGTCATGGCGAACCGCTGCACCCGCGGGATCTCGCTGACGGTCACCGGTGCGTGCTGATCCGCGATCCGGTGACCGGGCGGCCGTATGAATGGGAGTTTCATCGCGGCAACGAAGTCGTGCCGGTCGACGCCGCCGGCAGGCTGACGGTGAACGATACGGGCGGACTGCTCGGCGCGTGCCTGGGTGGCGTCGGCATTGCGCAACTGCTCGAACTCTATGCGCGGGACGTCCTGGCCGACGGAAGGTTGGTGCAGTTGTTGCCCGAGTGGGCGGACGAGACTTTCCCGCTTTACGCGTATCACCATGCGTCGAATCTCGTTTCGGCGAAGGTGAGGGTGTTTCTGGACTTCGTCCGCGAGCTGATGGTCTGA
- the istA gene encoding IS21 family transposase, with protein MLQKEQWMQIHVLKAQGVSEREIARRLGISRNTVARYLSAEEVPRYKPREPRPTKLGAFEAYIIERMRAAAPEIIAAPALLRELRARGYEGQLRSLQAFMNTHKPMPKPDPVVRFETEPGRQMQCDFVVFRRGTDPLYAFTATLGFSRWRWAHFTTDERAETLVACHHALFEALGGIPREILYDNAKTIVVERDAYGDGQHRWHAGLLDLAKRYGFLPRLCQPYRAQTKGKVERFHRYLRGNFYVPLASQLKQSGLMLDAATANVEVSKWLRDVANQRVHPVTGQAPAILLEQRERACLLDMPGYTLPRLPARAVARPRVDPAMSIQHPLSVYQQLLTEVRA; from the coding sequence ATGCTCCAGAAGGAACAGTGGATGCAAATCCATGTGCTCAAAGCCCAAGGCGTATCGGAGCGCGAGATCGCGCGGCGCCTGGGCATTTCTCGCAACACGGTGGCGCGGTACCTGTCGGCTGAGGAAGTGCCGCGCTACAAGCCGCGTGAACCGCGGCCAACCAAGCTCGGAGCCTTCGAGGCGTACATCATCGAGCGCATGAGGGCCGCAGCACCGGAGATCATCGCAGCGCCGGCGCTGCTGCGCGAGTTGCGGGCGCGCGGCTACGAGGGCCAACTGCGAAGCCTGCAGGCTTTCATGAACACGCATAAGCCCATGCCGAAGCCCGATCCAGTCGTAAGGTTCGAGACCGAGCCCGGTCGGCAGATGCAGTGCGATTTCGTTGTCTTCCGACGAGGCACCGACCCGCTTTACGCCTTCACCGCCACGCTCGGCTTCAGTCGTTGGCGCTGGGCACACTTCACCACCGATGAACGCGCCGAGACGCTGGTTGCCTGTCATCATGCGCTGTTCGAAGCCTTGGGTGGCATTCCTCGCGAGATCCTTTACGACAACGCCAAGACCATCGTTGTCGAACGCGATGCTTATGGCGACGGCCAACATCGCTGGCACGCCGGCCTGCTCGATCTGGCCAAGCGGTACGGCTTCCTGCCCAGATTGTGCCAACCGTACCGCGCGCAGACCAAGGGCAAGGTCGAGCGATTCCACCGCTATCTGCGCGGCAATTTCTATGTGCCGCTGGCAAGCCAGCTTAAACAATCCGGCTTGATGCTCGATGCCGCGACTGCGAACGTCGAGGTGAGTAAATGGCTGCGCGACGTGGCCAACCAGCGCGTGCATCCGGTTACCGGGCAGGCACCCGCGATTCTGTTGGAGCAACGAGAACGGGCTTGCTTGCTCGATATGCCTGGCTACACATTGCCCCGATTGCCGGCTCGCGCCGTCGCTCGGCCGCGCGTTGATCCCGCGATGTCGATCCAGCACCCGTTGTCCGTCTACCAGCAATTACTGACCGAGGTGCGCGCATGA
- the istB gene encoding IS21-like element ISBcen13 family helper ATPase IstB, with product MNLQQERIDGHCQSLKLEGLMHRYVALASDAAAKQWSFLDFLENALAHERETRQVRSRQTLVRMAGFPAIKTLDDYDYSFAVGVPREAIDELATLRFIERGENAVLLGPSGVGKTHLAIAIGYAATQAGIKTKFITAADLMLQLEAARRQERYDAVLRHNILGPRLLIVDEIGYLPLSGDQASHFFQIVAKRYERGSMILTSNLPFAQWDETFGGNTTLTAAMLDRILHHAHIIQIKGDSYRLKQQRKAGHVPTSKK from the coding sequence ATGAACTTGCAGCAGGAACGCATCGACGGGCACTGCCAAAGCCTGAAGCTCGAGGGACTCATGCACCGATACGTCGCTCTGGCCAGCGACGCGGCGGCCAAGCAATGGAGTTTCCTCGACTTCCTCGAGAACGCGCTCGCGCACGAACGAGAGACGAGGCAAGTTCGTTCGCGGCAAACACTGGTGCGCATGGCCGGGTTTCCCGCCATCAAGACACTGGATGACTACGACTACAGCTTCGCCGTCGGGGTCCCACGCGAGGCAATCGACGAGCTTGCCACGCTACGCTTCATCGAGCGAGGCGAGAACGCCGTGTTGCTTGGTCCGTCGGGCGTGGGCAAGACGCACCTCGCGATCGCCATCGGATATGCAGCGACGCAGGCCGGCATCAAGACGAAGTTCATCACGGCGGCGGATCTGATGTTACAGCTCGAGGCTGCACGCCGACAGGAGCGATACGACGCCGTTCTTCGGCACAACATTCTCGGCCCGAGGCTGCTCATCGTCGATGAGATCGGCTATCTACCGCTCTCGGGCGATCAGGCCAGTCACTTCTTCCAGATCGTCGCCAAGCGCTACGAGCGTGGCTCGATGATCCTGACCAGCAACCTGCCGTTTGCGCAGTGGGACGAAACCTTCGGCGGCAACACCACCCTCACTGCAGCGATGCTCGACCGCATCCTCCACCATGCCCACATCATCCAGATCAAAGGAGACAGCTACAGACTGAAACAGCAACGCAAAGCCGGGCACGTCCCGACATCGAAGAAGTAA
- a CDS encoding c-type cytochrome, translating to MKLLRLPMPLAPVVGVLATLVGMPSTTRAEDGARLAAQLCAACHGVHGHSESPIFPRLSAQTPEYLTAQLKGFREHARGETDARSYMWAIASQLDDATIASLADYYSHQEPVRGAPGDAALMSKGQEIFEHGVPDRGTPACSSCHGAEGQGAGPFPRLAGQHKEYLLRQIEVFRNGTRANAPVMSTVAHTLDADGAKAVAEWLESR from the coding sequence ATGAAGTTGCTTCGCTTGCCGATGCCGCTGGCTCCGGTCGTTGGCGTCCTGGCGACTCTTGTCGGAATGCCATCAACCACGCGCGCCGAAGATGGCGCGCGCCTCGCGGCCCAGCTTTGCGCTGCTTGCCACGGCGTACACGGGCATAGCGAATCGCCGATATTTCCGCGTCTGAGCGCTCAGACGCCGGAGTACCTGACCGCGCAGCTCAAGGGATTCCGTGAACATGCGCGCGGCGAAACGGATGCCCGGTCTTACATGTGGGCAATCGCGTCGCAACTCGACGATGCCACGATCGCTTCGCTCGCCGACTATTACTCGCACCAGGAGCCGGTGCGCGGCGCACCGGGCGATGCTGCGTTGATGTCGAAGGGACAGGAAATCTTCGAACATGGCGTGCCGGATCGCGGAACCCCGGCTTGCTCGTCATGCCACGGTGCAGAGGGCCAGGGAGCCGGCCCGTTCCCGCGCCTTGCCGGCCAGCACAAGGAGTATCTGCTTCGCCAGATCGAAGTCTTCAGGAACGGGACGCGCGCAAATGCGCCAGTCATGAGTACTGTCGCGCACACTCTGGACGCCGATGGGGCGAAAGCCGTTGCCGAGTGGCTCGAGTCCCGCTAG
- a CDS encoding NAD(P)/FAD-dependent oxidoreductase, producing MTSPENSSLASPLRTDVLIVGAGPVGLFAAFEAGVIGLTCRIVDGIERPGGQCIALYPDKPIYDIPGIPSCTARDLVDRLVEQCRPFDPPMHLGQRIETLDPLEGGRWLARTDKGDAFDTAAILIAAGNGAFVPQRLALAEAVFLEGRYIHYSVSDVNGFAGKTVVVAGGGDSALDWALALRSVARRVTLVHRRNGFSATDSSIARLQQAVAAGEMDFVVGTIAGLNAPGGTLESIEVRKIGGSVCLDADQLLVLYGLVADLGPIANWGIAVQAGRIVVDTSYYESSRPGIFAAGDIASYPNKQKLILSGFHEASLALRKAYVYAFPDKKRVHVHSSYDVKLAERVAAVHPSRGARDFTAL from the coding sequence GTGACATCACCGGAAAATTCCTCGCTTGCGAGTCCTTTAAGAACCGACGTGCTGATTGTCGGTGCAGGTCCCGTGGGCCTTTTCGCCGCGTTCGAGGCAGGCGTGATCGGCCTCACGTGCCGGATCGTTGACGGGATCGAGCGCCCCGGTGGCCAGTGCATCGCACTATATCCGGACAAGCCGATCTACGATATTCCCGGCATACCATCGTGCACTGCACGCGATCTTGTCGATCGCCTCGTCGAGCAATGCCGGCCCTTCGATCCTCCGATGCATCTCGGTCAGCGTATTGAGACGCTGGATCCGCTCGAGGGCGGTCGATGGCTTGCTCGCACCGACAAAGGGGATGCGTTTGACACCGCGGCGATCTTGATCGCTGCAGGCAACGGAGCGTTTGTGCCGCAACGGTTGGCACTCGCTGAGGCGGTGTTCCTTGAAGGCCGGTACATCCATTACAGCGTTTCCGACGTGAACGGCTTTGCCGGAAAAACCGTCGTGGTCGCGGGCGGTGGCGACTCGGCGCTCGACTGGGCGCTGGCGCTGCGCTCGGTCGCGCGGCGCGTCACGCTCGTTCATCGACGGAACGGCTTCAGCGCGACGGACTCGAGCATCGCCCGGTTACAGCAGGCGGTCGCGGCGGGCGAGATGGATTTCGTGGTTGGCACGATTGCTGGGCTGAATGCGCCAGGGGGGACACTCGAATCGATCGAGGTTCGCAAGATTGGTGGCTCGGTGTGCCTCGACGCAGATCAATTGCTCGTGCTCTACGGACTTGTCGCGGATCTCGGTCCGATCGCGAACTGGGGGATCGCCGTACAGGCCGGACGGATCGTCGTTGATACGTCGTACTACGAAAGCTCACGGCCAGGCATCTTCGCGGCAGGCGACATCGCGAGCTACCCGAACAAGCAGAAGTTGATCCTGTCCGGGTTTCATGAGGCATCGCTCGCGCTGCGCAAAGCATACGTCTATGCGTTTCCCGACAAGAAGCGTGTGCATGTGCACTCGAGTTACGATGTAAAGCTCGCCGAGCGTGTGGCCGCCGTTCATCCCTCGCGGGGCGCCCGGGATTTCACCGCGCTTTAG
- a CDS encoding succinate dehydrogenase iron-sulfur subunit: MSETRTFEIFRYDPDRDPKPYMQTYEIEVPSTDKMLLDVLVRLKARDETLSFRRSCREGVCGSDAMNINRKNGLACIANLNDLPRHTVLRPLPGLPVVRDLIVDMTAFFKQYHSIKPYLINDTPPPERERRQTHEERDQLDGLYECILCACCSSACPSYWWNPDKYVGPAGLLQAYRFLVDSRDEGTGERLDNLDDPYRLFRCRTILNCTDVCPKGLNPAKAIGEIRTMLARRMI; this comes from the coding sequence GTGAGTGAAACAAGGACGTTTGAAATATTCCGCTACGATCCAGACCGGGATCCCAAGCCGTACATGCAAACGTACGAGATCGAGGTGCCCTCTACTGACAAGATGTTGCTGGATGTCCTTGTCCGGCTCAAGGCACGGGACGAGACGCTCAGCTTTCGGCGTTCGTGCCGTGAAGGCGTGTGCGGCTCGGATGCAATGAACATTAACCGCAAGAACGGGCTCGCCTGCATCGCCAATCTCAACGACCTTCCCCGTCACACGGTCCTGCGTCCGCTGCCCGGGTTGCCGGTCGTTCGCGACCTGATCGTGGACATGACCGCGTTCTTCAAGCAATACCACTCGATCAAGCCCTACCTGATCAACGACACGCCCCCGCCGGAGCGGGAAAGGCGCCAGACGCACGAGGAACGCGATCAGTTGGACGGTCTGTACGAGTGCATCTTGTGCGCGTGCTGTTCCAGCGCATGTCCCTCGTACTGGTGGAATCCCGATAAATATGTCGGTCCTGCCGGGCTCCTGCAGGCCTATCGCTTTCTGGTCGATTCCCGCGACGAGGGTACGGGTGAGCGGCTGGACAATCTTGACGATCCGTATCGCCTCTTCCGGTGTCGGACGATACTGAACTGTACGGACGTCTGCCCCAAAGGACTGAATCCGGCCAAGGCAATCGGGGAGATTCGCACCATGCTCGCGCGCCGGATGATCTGA
- a CDS encoding recombinase family protein translates to MSRTFAYARVSTSDQTTANQLREIEAAGFSVDKRRVVSESISGSVSADQRPGFAQLLVKMEEGDVLIVTKLDRLGRNAMDVRATVEGLAERGIRVHCLALGGVDLTSAAGRMTMQVLNAVAEFERDLLIERTHAGIARAKAEGKVMGRPSALSDEQRADVLRELDAGASVAALARQFGTSRQTIMRVRDAV, encoded by the coding sequence ATGTCCCGAACCTTTGCCTATGCCCGCGTCAGTACGTCCGACCAGACCACCGCGAACCAGTTACGAGAGATCGAGGCGGCCGGCTTCTCGGTCGACAAGCGCCGCGTTGTGTCGGAAAGCATTTCGGGGAGCGTAAGCGCCGATCAGCGGCCGGGGTTTGCGCAGTTGCTCGTCAAGATGGAAGAAGGCGACGTGTTGATCGTGACGAAGCTCGATCGACTCGGCCGCAATGCGATGGACGTGCGGGCCACGGTCGAGGGATTGGCCGAACGCGGTATCCGGGTTCATTGTCTCGCCCTGGGCGGCGTAGATCTAACGAGCGCGGCCGGCCGGATGACGATGCAGGTGTTGAACGCGGTGGCCGAATTCGAGCGGGATCTGTTGATTGAGCGCACACACGCTGGTATCGCTCGCGCGAAGGCGGAAGGCAAGGTGATGGGGCGGCCGTCCGCCCTGTCGGACGAGCAGCGGGCGGACGTGCTGCGCGAGTTGGACGCGGGGGCAAGCGTGGCCGCGCTTGCTCGGCAATTTGGCACGAGCCGCCAGACGATCATGCGGGTACGCGACGCAGTCTAA